The following nucleotide sequence is from Cellulosilyticum sp. I15G10I2.
TTGCGCTTATGGGGATTGGTATGATCGTTTATCATGGGCAAACAGTAAGTTTAAGTCCTGTAGGAGATTTGTTAGCTGTGTGTGCTGCAATGGTATTTTCCATTTATTCTATTTTAATTCAGAAAGTACAGGATAGATACTCCTCTTTACTTATTATAACAAAAGTGTTTTTTTATGGGATAATTACTATTTTTCCAATTTTCATTTTTTCATATCAAACAAGAAGTACTGCCAGGCTTTTAATGCCACATAATATAGGCAATATGTTATTTCTTGTAGTGTTTGCGTCGCTTGCGTGCTTTATGATGTGGAATAAGTCTATCCAAATCATTGGTTCGGTAAGAACAACGAGCTATATCTATTTTGTACCTATTATCACCATGGCTGCTTCATTCATTTTACTAAACGAAACGATTGATACCATGATGATAGTTGGAGGTATATTTATTTTTATTGGTGTTTATATCAATGATAAGGGCAGTATAAAAAAGATACTGTTAAATAGAAAGTAAACAATGAGATATGACAAAAAGAGATAGTGCAAAACAGCTATCTCTTTTTTGATGAAAAATATTATTGGCTAAAAATTGCTTTTACAAGATCTTCAAGGGCGTAGGAGGAGAGGCCATAGCCATCTCTTTCTAGATAGACAACTTCAAAAGATTTGAAAGTGGGGTTAACAGCAAATTGAATCAGCACGAGGTTTTCACTATTTTTATAGGGATAGGTACCTGTAAATTCAACAATATTCTCATCTTGTTCAGATCGAAAATAAGTCCACTTAGGATTTTTAAAGAAGGCATTAAAATAAACATCGACTTTTTGATTAGGAAATTGATTGAAACTGCCTTGTTTAACAATATCAATAAATCCAGTAGTATCATCTTTTAGTGTAGTAGCACTAACTACCTGACTAAAAGGAGATTCAGTCCCATTTTTAACAGCTGTTATCTGATAATATATCGTTGATCCAGAAGGTAAATCATAGTTACTCATACTATAAGGTTCAAACCAATCAAATTGTCTTTTAGTGTTGTACTCATCCAAAAAGGGAACAAATTTACCACTCGGGTTATCACAAAAATAAACATAATAGTAGTCAATTGTTGGATTATAATCCCATTGAACCGCTATTTCGCTTGAGGATAATGGAAAGGCACGTACATTCTGAGGTGCACTTAGTGTATTTTCTGCTTTATTTAACTCGGTGAGCGTCAAGGGACTAGCAATAGATATATTCTTTATTTCATTAATGGGAATACAAAAGCCAAGATTTTGCCCATCAAAAATAGCTGCAGATGTAATACCAATAACTTCTCCGTGCATATTAAATAAGGCGCCTCCGCTGCTGCCGGGGCTGATTGGTGCACTAATTTGTATAAAGCCTTGCTGCTTTAAAGAACTAATAATGCCGGTAGATAGTGTGTTTCTAAGTCCCATAGGATTGCCGATTACAACAATACTATCACCTAAAATGACTTTATCTGAATCACCAAGCCTACAAAAAGGGAGTTTATCCGGGGTATTTATTTGGAGAAGGGCAATATCTTTATGTACATCATAACCGAGTACAGTGATATCAGTGTATTCCTTATCAGTATCTAGAGAAACAGTTAAGTTTTCGGCATTAGCAATGACATGATAGTTTGTTACAATTTTACCATCTTCAGAAATAGAAAATCCACTGCCAAAAGAGTCAGTGCCATCTAGCGCATGATTATAGATGAAAGCAATGGCTTTTTCCATTTGTCCTATTTCTTGAATAGAAAGTGCTTTAGAGATTTGAGAAGCGCCTAGTTGAGAAACATTAGTCAAAGACTCAGGCTTTGAGTCTATAAAAACGGCTTTATTTTTTTCATCCCATGTAACGTTAGCTCCAAGACTTTCGCTTATAAATCTTAAAGGAACATAAGTAGTCCCATTTCTTAGAATAGGAGGTAAACGGAGTTCCTGCTTGTTAATATCTATAAAAGCAGACTTTTGACCTATTGTTAAAGTGATACTTGTAGCATTTTTTTTGGCAATAACAGTCTGGGTTTCAGCTACCCACCCAACCTTTGCCTCGAGCGCTTCAAAGATTAAACGCATGGGAACCAACGTTACCCCTTTTTCGATAAAAGGAGCTGTTTGACTTACTAAAGGTTTATTATTAAGATAGATAATAATATTTTGAGAAGAGGCATTGACAGAAGAACTGCTTAGAAATCCTAATAATAAAAAGCAGCTCAAATAAATAAAAAGAAAAACCTTATTTTTTTGCACACAATATTCCTCCTAAGGTGAAATGGTAATTTTATATAAATATAACATATAATGGGAAAATTTAATAGATTTAATAAAATTATTTTATCTATAAGTCTGAACTATGACTTTTGGCACATATAGATTTTGCCCTTTTTTACTTATACTCAATCATTTCATAACTTATGATAGTGCTATAGAAGCTATATTTGAAGTAATGTTTTAAATATTGTGTACATAAAGTAAAGTTGATACAATAAAGATAGAGAAGAGTTAGGCTTAGAAAATAGGGAGATTCTTTTGGGGATGATAGTAACCAAATGATTAAGACGCTGCATAGTGGCAGTAATGTATTAGATACATGTAATTTTGATAAAATAACAAAGGTAACACAGTAAAGGTGTATTATTTAACAGGGAAAAATAAAAAGGAGTGTGACAATGAAAGTTGAACTTTTAAGAGCGTATATGTCTAAAATGTGTGATTTAAATCATGCTGTGCAGTTACTGCAGTGGGATCTTAAAACAAAAGCACCTAAGAATGCGGTAGATACACACGTTGCCGCTATTGCAACTTTATCAACGGAGAGTTTTAAAATGAGTGTCTCAGACGAGATGAAAGAGTTTATTTTAACTTTTGAAAATAGTGACAAGCTTGATGATATTGTGAAGAGTTGCTTAAAAGACTTAAAAAGAACTTATGAAAGATCTAAAAATATCCCTGAAAAACTTTATAATGAGTATGTTTCACACACATCTAAGACAAATATGGTTTGGGAAAATGCCAAACGTAACAACGATTTTGAAAGCTTTAAGCCTTATTTAGAAAAAACGGTCGCCTATAATAAAGAAATGGCAGCGCATATTGATTCTGGCAAAAATATTTATGATGTGCTGTTGGATAATTATGAGACAGGGATCCCAGCTGATAAAATTAATAGCCTTTTTGAGGAACTTAAAAATGGCGTGCTGCCTCTGTTAGAAAGTATCAGTCACAAAGAGAGAGTAGATGATACTAAGTTATTTGGAGATTTTGAAAAACATAAGCAAAAAGATCTTGCAGAGTATGTTTTAAAAATAATAGGCTATGACTTTGAAAGCGGAAGATTGGATGAGAGTGAGCATCCTTTTACAACAGGAACACCACCTCATGATGTAAGGGTAACTACCCGATATGATGAAAAAGATATTAGAAGCGCTTTATTTACTGTGATTCATGAAGGCGGACATGGTATTTATGAACAGAATATTTCACCGGCACTTATTAAAACACCTCTTGCAGCAGGAACTTGCATGGGTATACACGAGAGTCAATCAAGACTTTATGAAAATATGATAGGAAAAAATATCAGTTTTTGGGAGCCAATTTATAATAAGGTAGGAGAAATATTCCCGCAGTTTCAGAACATCGAATTAGAGGTTTTTCATAAAGCTATTAATATTGTTGAACCCTCACTTATTCGCGTAGATGCAGATGAACTCACCTATAATCTGCATATTATATTAAGATATGAGCTTGAAAAAGCTTTATTTACAGGAGACTTACAAGTAAAAGATTTACCGGAAGCTTGGAGAGAGAAAATGAAAAAGTACTTAGGTATTACGCCACCGTCAGATACGAAGGGGGTACTGCAAGACTGTCACTGGGCTGAGGGAGCTTTTGGTTATTTTCCGTCCTATGCACTTGGGAATATCTACGGGGCACAGTTTGTACAAAAAATGGAAGAAGAAGTAGGTTCGCTTGATTATTTATTAAAAAAGCAAAGATTGGATATTATAAAAGACTGGCTTAGAAATAATATTCATCGTTTTGGAAAAATGAAAACATCAGCAGAGCTTATAAAAGATGTGTGTAAGAGTGATATTGATGTGAAACCGATTATCACTTATTATCAAAATAAATATCGTAAACTTTATGCTATATAGTGAAGATTATTTGGAAAAGTAGATTGTATTTAGTGTCTAAAAAGATAAAGAGGGGTAAGAATCAAGATGAATCAAAATATAATACAAAAGCTTACGTGTTTAGCAGAAACAAGATTTTTGAGCCTGTATGATGCAACATATCAGAATAAAAATGGCAAGACTAAACATTGGATGATTGCTTCAAGGAAAAATTATGAAACTTTAATAGCTCAGTATTTTGAGCAAAAAGAAGATCAAACAGATGCTGTCGTAATCGCAGCGCTGCATAAGCCCACCCAGTGTTTAGTGCTTATCAGACAATTTAGAGTACCACTAAATGACTATGTGTATGAACTTCCAGCAGGTCTTATTGATCATGGAGAAGACATAAATAAAGCATTAACCAGGGAATTGAAAGAAGAAACAGGGCTTAGCGTATTGAAGATTACTGAAACTATGGGAAGTTATAAAGCGTATCTGTCAGCAGGTATGACAGAAGAATCAGCAGCTCTGATTTATTGCACCTGTGAAGGGACAGCTACATCACAGTATCTAGAAGAAGATGAAGTGATTGAAGCTTTCTTAGTTTCACAAGATGAAGCAAAAAAACTTATAAAGAACAATGTCAAAATGGATATTAAAGCACTTATGGCGGTACAAAGCTTTATTAAGCTAGGGGCAAAGTTGTTTGAAGAGCTCAGTTTATAAAGCGTAAGATAAAATATAAACAATTTGAACTATATAAAAAGTATGGTAAACTAATGAAAAGAAAATAGTTTATATTTTATCTAAGGAGGCTGTATATGAATAAAGTAAGATGGGGAATAATCGGAGCAGGTAATATATCTAATACATTTGCAAAAGCGGTACTTACACTGCCAAGAGCGGAGCTTGCTGCAGTTGCTGCAAGGAATTTAGATTCAGCTAAGGCGTTTGCTTTAAAGTATGATATACCAAAAGTGTATGGTTCGTATCTTGAAATGGTCAAAGATAATGAAATAGATGCTGTCTATATAGCGACACCTCATAGTCACCATTATGAACATATGATGCTATGTCTTGAAAATGGCAAACATGTTTTATGTGAAAAAGCTTTTACGGTTAATGAACAGCTCTCCAAAAAAGTAATAGATGTTGCAAAGTCTAAGAAGCTGATGCTAATGGAGGCTTTTTGGACTCGATTTTTGCCTATGACACAAAAGATTAAAGAGCTTATTGCAGAAAATAGTATTGGTGAAATTAAGGCAATACACACACATTTTGGGTTTGACCTTACACATCTTGGGCCCAAAAGCAGAGTATTTGATTTAACTCTTGCAGGTGGAGCACTCCTAGATGTAGGTGTTTATGTAATAAATTCAGCAACAATGTATTTGGGGAATAAGCCTGATAAAATTACTTGTGTTGGGAAGAAGGGGCAGACCGGTGCTGATTATAAAAACAGTATCATTTTGGAATACGGAGATAAAATAGCGACTTTGAGCAGTAGTATTGATACGCGTTACGCTAATAAGCAGTTTATAGTAGGGACAAAAGGCATGATAGAAGTGCCAGAATTTTGGCAATGCCAAAAAGCTATTATAACAGAGCATAATAAAGAAGTTTATGAAATTAATTTACCTCATGGTGTTAATGGGTTTGAATATGAGATCGGTCACTTTATGGACTGTTTGTTTGAGGGTAAAACAGAAAGTGATATTATGACATTTGAAAATACACTGGCTATCGCTAAAATTACAGATGCATGCAGAAAACAGATGGATTTGGTATATCCTTTTGAATAGAAAAAATATTAAATAATGATTGTAGACAAAGTTCATGTTGAAATAAGAAATTGAGCTTTGTCTTTTTTTGTGATAGATATGCCGTATGTCGGACAGAAAATTATTGACAAATCGATACATACGTAATATATTACTTATATAAGTAATATATTACGTATGTATCGATAATTTATTAAGGGAGAATGACTTGAAATGGATGCACCAGATAAAAAGGAATTTATTTTTGGGAGTATTTTTCTGCTTGCTAATAGGTTACAAGTACTAGGTGATAGATGGGATTCAGATATAACGATGAAACAGTGGTTTTTAATTGTTATGATAGCACAATTTAAAGAAAGCCCGCCTACACTGAGTGAAGTCGCAGAATTTATGGGCAGTTCCCGCCAAAATGTTAAACAGTTAGCACTTAAACTTCAAAAACGGAATTTTTTATGTATTGAAAAGGATGCAAAAGACAGTAGAGCGCTAAGGCTATTGCTTACAGAGGAATGTCAGGAGTTCTTTTTAAAAAGGCAGGAAAGAGAACAAGCTTTTCTAGCAGAACTTTATAAAGGAATTAGTGAAACGAGATTAAATGAAGTGTATCAGGGGATCTATCAATTAGGTGAAAATGTATTTGAGATGGACGAAAAATCAAAAGGAGGAAAAAGAATATGAAAACATTAATAACTTATGCAAGTAAACATGGAGCGGCCAGAAAGTGCGCACAAATGCTAAAAGAAAAGATAGCAGGGGATAATGAAGTGATTGATTTAAAAAATGTGAAAAATATAGATCTTAGTCAGTATGATAACGTTGTTATTGGAGGGTCTATTTATGTTGGCGCGATTCAAAAACAGGTTACAGAGTTTTGTAGTCAAAATATCGAAATACTTAAGAAAAAGAAAATAGGATTATTTATAAGCTGTATGAATGAAAATGAAGCAGAGAAGCAACTTAATCAAGTTTTTCCACAAGAGCTTTTAGAAGCAGCTTGTGTAAAAAAATCATGTGGTGGAGAATTTAATTTTAAAAGTATGAACTTTATGGAAAAGATGATTATTAAAATGATATCTAAAGCAGAAGCGAAGAATAATCCAAAGGCAAAGCCAATTAATATAAGAGAAAATGTATCTAAGCTTATATTAGCTAATATCAATGAAATCGCCCAAGCCATGCAAGTATAGGTTGATTAAGAAAATAAAAAGTATCATAAGGAGAATTTATGAAAAAAATATTAAAAATAGTAGGCGTTGTTATTGCTATTATAGTAATAATAGGAGTGTTTTTTATTACAAGAGGACTTAAAGAAGGCGCTGCAATGACTATGCAGGATATTAATCCATCAGTTTTTAGCGACGGGAAGTACTATGGTATTTATCGTGAGGGTAGATGGTTAAGTGAGGTAGATGTCATCATTAAAGATCAGAAGATTATTCTTATCGAACTACTTTCAGAGCCGATGATCCATCCAGGTAAAGCAGACTTTTCACAAGAGTTATTTGACCGTGTTATCGCTAAGCAAACTACAAATATAGATGTAATCTCAGGGGCTACGGTAACTTCAAAAGCCTACTTGAAGTCTGTTGAAAACGCATTAAATAAGTAACACTACTCGTTATTTATGAGCTACATAATGACATATTTAAAAAAGGAGGGAA
It contains:
- a CDS encoding DMT family transporter, which produces MKEHVILGHILAVITILIWGTTFIFTKVLLKEFSPEEILWYRFILAFIVLACIYPQNLKVLSYKDERLFFLLGLTGVTLYYWTESLALKYSSVSNVGLIVSAIPLFTAFMMHFINREKKLPLKLFLGGTIALMGIGMIVYHGQTVSLSPVGDLLAVCAAMVFSIYSILIQKVQDRYSSLLIITKVFFYGIITIFPIFIFSYQTRSTARLLMPHNIGNMLFLVVFASLACFMMWNKSIQIIGSVRTTSYIYFVPIITMAASFILLNETIDTMMIVGGIFIFIGVYINDKGSIKKILLNRK
- a CDS encoding stalk domain-containing protein yields the protein MQKNKVFLFIYLSCFLLLGFLSSSSVNASSQNIIIYLNNKPLVSQTAPFIEKGVTLVPMRLIFEALEAKVGWVAETQTVIAKKNATSITLTIGQKSAFIDINKQELRLPPILRNGTTYVPLRFISESLGANVTWDEKNKAVFIDSKPESLTNVSQLGASQISKALSIQEIGQMEKAIAFIYNHALDGTDSFGSGFSISEDGKIVTNYHVIANAENLTVSLDTDKEYTDITVLGYDVHKDIALLQINTPDKLPFCRLGDSDKVILGDSIVVIGNPMGLRNTLSTGIISSLKQQGFIQISAPISPGSSGGALFNMHGEVIGITSAAIFDGQNLGFCIPINEIKNISIASPLTLTELNKAENTLSAPQNVRAFPLSSSEIAVQWDYNPTIDYYYVYFCDNPSGKFVPFLDEYNTKRQFDWFEPYSMSNYDLPSGSTIYYQITAVKNGTESPFSQVVSATTLKDDTTGFIDIVKQGSFNQFPNQKVDVYFNAFFKNPKWTYFRSEQDENIVEFTGTYPYKNSENLVLIQFAVNPTFKSFEVVYLERDGYGLSSYALEDLVKAIFSQ
- a CDS encoding carboxypeptidase M32, producing MKVELLRAYMSKMCDLNHAVQLLQWDLKTKAPKNAVDTHVAAIATLSTESFKMSVSDEMKEFILTFENSDKLDDIVKSCLKDLKRTYERSKNIPEKLYNEYVSHTSKTNMVWENAKRNNDFESFKPYLEKTVAYNKEMAAHIDSGKNIYDVLLDNYETGIPADKINSLFEELKNGVLPLLESISHKERVDDTKLFGDFEKHKQKDLAEYVLKIIGYDFESGRLDESEHPFTTGTPPHDVRVTTRYDEKDIRSALFTVIHEGGHGIYEQNISPALIKTPLAAGTCMGIHESQSRLYENMIGKNISFWEPIYNKVGEIFPQFQNIELEVFHKAINIVEPSLIRVDADELTYNLHIILRYELEKALFTGDLQVKDLPEAWREKMKKYLGITPPSDTKGVLQDCHWAEGAFGYFPSYALGNIYGAQFVQKMEEEVGSLDYLLKKQRLDIIKDWLRNNIHRFGKMKTSAELIKDVCKSDIDVKPIITYYQNKYRKLYAI
- a CDS encoding NUDIX hydrolase, which translates into the protein MNQNIIQKLTCLAETRFLSLYDATYQNKNGKTKHWMIASRKNYETLIAQYFEQKEDQTDAVVIAALHKPTQCLVLIRQFRVPLNDYVYELPAGLIDHGEDINKALTRELKEETGLSVLKITETMGSYKAYLSAGMTEESAALIYCTCEGTATSQYLEEDEVIEAFLVSQDEAKKLIKNNVKMDIKALMAVQSFIKLGAKLFEELSL
- a CDS encoding Gfo/Idh/MocA family protein, which encodes MNKVRWGIIGAGNISNTFAKAVLTLPRAELAAVAARNLDSAKAFALKYDIPKVYGSYLEMVKDNEIDAVYIATPHSHHYEHMMLCLENGKHVLCEKAFTVNEQLSKKVIDVAKSKKLMLMEAFWTRFLPMTQKIKELIAENSIGEIKAIHTHFGFDLTHLGPKSRVFDLTLAGGALLDVGVYVINSATMYLGNKPDKITCVGKKGQTGADYKNSIILEYGDKIATLSSSIDTRYANKQFIVGTKGMIEVPEFWQCQKAIITEHNKEVYEINLPHGVNGFEYEIGHFMDCLFEGKTESDIMTFENTLAIAKITDACRKQMDLVYPFE
- a CDS encoding MarR family winged helix-turn-helix transcriptional regulator, whose amino-acid sequence is MDAPDKKEFIFGSIFLLANRLQVLGDRWDSDITMKQWFLIVMIAQFKESPPTLSEVAEFMGSSRQNVKQLALKLQKRNFLCIEKDAKDSRALRLLLTEECQEFFLKRQEREQAFLAELYKGISETRLNEVYQGIYQLGENVFEMDEKSKGGKRI
- a CDS encoding flavodoxin domain-containing protein produces the protein MKTLITYASKHGAARKCAQMLKEKIAGDNEVIDLKNVKNIDLSQYDNVVIGGSIYVGAIQKQVTEFCSQNIEILKKKKIGLFISCMNENEAEKQLNQVFPQELLEAACVKKSCGGEFNFKSMNFMEKMIIKMISKAEAKNNPKAKPINIRENVSKLILANINEIAQAMQV
- a CDS encoding FMN-binding protein, with amino-acid sequence MKKILKIVGVVIAIIVIIGVFFITRGLKEGAAMTMQDINPSVFSDGKYYGIYREGRWLSEVDVIIKDQKIILIELLSEPMIHPGKADFSQELFDRVIAKQTTNIDVISGATVTSKAYLKSVENALNK